The Heyndrickxia vini genome contains a region encoding:
- a CDS encoding DUF4430 domain-containing protein gives MKQGIFQRRILAILTAVLLLSLQWSIFGGQRVAAATLDNAAMVTVLNEDGKAIISTSVVKLKNDEKAISILKELAKQKKVDFQTKIDPNYGEQIVKIGDSEPKFENGGLYWSFYINGSEAQVGASSYTVQNGDDLLLKVVSYPAATIKAKITAKDKNNKDVLPETEVEVVKGTNAYAALRLAAHTKNIDLKSSIDSSFLAYVNNIGNTKLAEGEYWSTSLNGKTMEIGLSSYEIKDGDNIQLNVVGTEPPTDTDDDNGKPDNNGNPDNNNNSGGKTDESQPSISKKQIEALLKSTANYVLKNGGVNEFEIVGLKKAGHSVPESYLNNIESNIKDNEGNFRNVTDYERLAIGITAAGKDATNFAGYNLIKKIYENERMTNQGTNGIVYALLAVDSGKYKIPKDAKWTREKLVDYLLKNQLKDGGWSLAGNSPSVDITAMTLAALSPYQSQEKVKSAIESAVAWLSSNQDKNGGFSSSVNGGDASETTSQVIIGLAAIGVDPNGKQFTKSGVNLVQHLLSFKQKDGGFAHISSDKESNTIATAQALLGLTAYNDYLDGKGSIYQFVTIESSNNPTDKSTDHPKTQNDNQQKNSNQQTENTSKGERLPNTATNSYNILIFGVILITLGSVLYVNTRKKRV, from the coding sequence GTGAAACAAGGGATTTTTCAAAGGCGAATTCTAGCTATTTTGACTGCAGTATTACTACTTTCATTACAGTGGTCAATATTCGGCGGGCAAAGAGTTGCTGCTGCTACGTTAGATAATGCAGCGATGGTGACAGTATTAAATGAAGATGGGAAAGCAATAATTTCTACATCTGTAGTGAAATTAAAGAACGATGAAAAAGCGATTAGTATATTAAAAGAATTGGCTAAACAAAAGAAAGTAGATTTTCAAACGAAGATTGACCCAAATTATGGTGAACAAATTGTAAAAATAGGTGATTCAGAACCGAAATTTGAAAATGGTGGACTTTATTGGAGCTTCTATATTAATGGCAGTGAAGCACAGGTTGGGGCATCGAGTTATACCGTTCAAAATGGCGATGATCTTTTATTAAAAGTAGTTAGTTATCCTGCAGCAACAATAAAAGCAAAGATAACTGCTAAAGATAAAAACAATAAAGACGTTCTACCAGAAACAGAAGTAGAAGTCGTTAAAGGTACGAATGCCTATGCTGCTTTAAGACTTGCAGCCCATACAAAAAACATTGATCTAAAATCTTCTATTGATTCTAGTTTTTTAGCATATGTAAATAATATTGGAAATACAAAACTAGCTGAAGGGGAATATTGGTCGACATCACTTAACGGTAAAACGATGGAAATTGGTCTATCCTCCTATGAAATTAAAGATGGGGATAACATTCAATTAAATGTGGTTGGAACTGAACCACCAACTGATACAGATGATGATAATGGGAAACCAGATAATAATGGCAATCCTGATAATAACAACAATTCAGGTGGAAAAACAGATGAATCACAGCCAAGTATTTCAAAAAAACAAATTGAAGCTTTGCTTAAATCCACAGCTAATTATGTATTAAAAAATGGCGGCGTCAATGAATTCGAGATTGTCGGTCTAAAAAAGGCGGGTCACTCTGTTCCGGAGTCTTATTTGAATAATATCGAAAGCAATATTAAGGATAATGAAGGAAATTTCCGCAATGTGACTGATTATGAAAGATTAGCAATTGGAATCACAGCTGCTGGCAAAGACGCAACTAATTTTGCCGGTTACAACTTAATTAAAAAGATTTATGAAAATGAACGGATGACAAATCAGGGGACGAATGGGATTGTCTATGCATTATTGGCGGTAGATAGTGGAAAGTATAAAATTCCGAAAGATGCTAAATGGACAAGAGAAAAACTAGTGGATTACTTACTAAAAAATCAGTTAAAAGACGGTGGCTGGTCTTTAGCCGGGAATAGTCCGAGTGTAGACATTACTGCCATGACACTTGCTGCTTTATCTCCTTATCAAAGTCAAGAAAAAGTAAAGTCTGCTATTGAAAGTGCAGTGGCATGGCTTTCAAGTAATCAAGATAAAAACGGTGGTTTTAGCAGTTCTGTTAATGGTGGAGATGCTAGTGAAACAACATCACAAGTCATTATCGGTTTAGCTGCAATCGGAGTTGATCCGAATGGAAAACAGTTTACTAAATCGGGAGTGAATCTGGTTCAACATTTATTATCGTTTAAACAAAAAGATGGCGGCTTTGCACATATTAGTAGCGACAAAGAATCTAATACGATTGCAACTGCGCAAGCGTTATTAGGGTTGACTGCTTACAATGATTATTTAGATGGAAAAGGTTCGATCTATCAATTTGTTACAATTGAATCGTCTAATAATCCTACTGATAAATCTACTGATCATCCAAAAACACAAAACGATAATCAACAGAAAAATTCAAACCAACAAACAGAAAATACTAGTAAAGGTGAACGATTACCAAATACGGCGACAAATTCATACAATATACTTATTTTTGGTGTAATCCTAATTACTTTGGGTAGTGTGTTGTATGTAAATACTCGAAAAAAGAGAGTATGA
- the nhaC gene encoding Na+/H+ antiporter NhaC — MFNRKKAHTPSIIEALILIVIIVGLMSISLMKYSAAPHIPILLSILMLITYGLMKKVPFKILEEGMVNGAKSGLSAVFLFFLIGILIAAWMLSGTIPTLVFVGFKIVTVHYFYAIVFVVTAIVGMAIGSSLTTSATLGVAFIGIASALDASLALTAGAIVSGAFFGDKMSPLSDTTNIASTMMNVDLFEHIRNMAWTTVPAFIISFIIYAVCSPSVSTANLNKLSNIQEALLRTNLVHWYSIIPVVVLAIFAYKKISAFLTLAVNSLLAIILSLFHHIPSGQELFQILFNGYVSKTGNEAIDSLLTRGGMNSMMFTVSLVILALSMGGLLFTLEIIPVLLKALAKVLNKIGSVIMAAAFTAIGVNILIGEQYLSIILTGEAFQKPFENLGLANKNLSRVLEDAGTVVNPLIPWGVCGVFLTNVLGVSTIDYLPFSFFCLLSPLLTIVFGWTGKTLTVNSKVIAKS, encoded by the coding sequence ATGTTTAATCGTAAAAAAGCTCATACACCATCCATAATAGAAGCATTAATCCTAATCGTAATCATTGTAGGATTAATGAGTATAAGTTTAATGAAATATTCTGCTGCACCACATATCCCTATTTTGTTATCAATTTTAATGCTTATAACTTATGGGCTTATGAAGAAAGTGCCATTTAAAATTCTTGAGGAAGGGATGGTAAATGGAGCGAAATCGGGTCTCTCCGCTGTATTTCTTTTTTTCTTAATTGGAATTTTAATCGCTGCATGGATGTTAAGTGGGACGATTCCAACTTTGGTTTTTGTTGGTTTTAAGATTGTGACTGTTCATTACTTCTATGCCATTGTTTTCGTTGTTACGGCTATTGTTGGAATGGCGATAGGCAGTTCGTTAACAACTTCAGCAACATTGGGAGTTGCCTTTATTGGAATCGCATCTGCACTTGATGCGTCCTTAGCATTAACAGCAGGGGCCATTGTTTCGGGGGCTTTTTTCGGAGATAAAATGTCACCATTATCTGATACAACGAACATTGCATCAACAATGATGAACGTAGATTTATTTGAGCATATCCGAAATATGGCATGGACCACTGTACCAGCATTCATTATTAGTTTTATCATTTATGCTGTATGTTCACCAAGTGTATCGACAGCAAACTTAAACAAATTATCTAACATTCAAGAAGCATTACTACGAACAAATTTAGTTCACTGGTACAGCATCATTCCGGTAGTTGTCCTAGCGATTTTTGCTTACAAAAAAATATCAGCGTTCCTGACATTAGCAGTAAATTCATTACTTGCAATTATTCTGTCGTTATTTCACCATATTCCTAGCGGACAAGAACTTTTCCAAATTCTTTTTAATGGCTATGTTTCAAAAACGGGCAATGAAGCAATCGATAGCTTGTTAACGAGAGGCGGTATGAATAGTATGATGTTTACCGTTTCACTTGTAATTCTTGCTTTAAGTATGGGTGGGTTGTTGTTTACCTTAGAAATAATTCCAGTTTTATTAAAAGCTTTAGCGAAAGTTTTAAACAAAATTGGATCAGTCATCATGGCAGCTGCATTTACAGCTATTGGGGTAAATATTTTAATTGGAGAACAATATTTATCTATTATTCTAACTGGAGAAGCATTTCAAAAGCCATTTGAAAATTTGGGACTAGCTAATAAAAATCTTTCAAGAGTATTAGAGGATGCGGGAACAGTTGTAAATCCATTAATCCCTTGGGGAGTGTGTGGAGTATTTTTAACGAATGTGCTCGGGGTTTCTACTATAGACTATTTGCCATTTTCCTTTTTTTGCTTACTGTCACCATTGTTAACAATTGTCTTTGGATGGACTGGGAAAACGTTAACGGTGAATAGTAAAGTGATTGCAAAATCGTAA
- a CDS encoding peptide chain release factor 3, which yields MTSLKDEVLSRRTFAIISHPDAGKTTLTEQLLLFGGAIRAAGTVKGKKSGKFATSDWMEIEKQRGISVTSSVMQFEYDGKRVNILDTPGHQDFSEDTYRTLMAVDSAVMIIDAAKGIEEQTLKLFKVCRMRGIPIFTFINKLDRQGKTPLELLAELEEVLGIESYPMNWPIGMGKEFLGIYDRFHNRIEQFRVEEDHRFIPLNEEGEIDGDSPIKQSGLYEQALEEILLLNEAGNEFSNERIANGTLSPVFFGSALTNFGVQTFLETYLQFAPSPQPRNSDAGVINPADENFTGFVFKIQANMNPAHRDRIAFVRICSGQFDRGMNVTLSRTGKSMKLSQSTQFLADDRSTVNTAVSGDIIGLYDTGTYQIGDTITSGKQLLNYEKLPQFTPELFVKVSAKNVMKQKHFHKGVHQLVQEGAIQLYKTYRMEDYILGAVGQLQFEVFVHRMKNEYNSDVIMEPIGSKIPRWIDENQVKESLSSSRSLLVKDRFDKPLFLFENDFALRWFQDKNPDIKLTNPME from the coding sequence ATGACTTCTTTGAAAGACGAGGTTTTATCAAGAAGAACCTTTGCGATTATTTCCCATCCGGATGCCGGGAAAACGACCTTAACTGAGCAATTACTTTTATTTGGCGGTGCAATCCGTGCAGCAGGTACGGTGAAAGGGAAAAAATCAGGTAAATTTGCGACTTCAGACTGGATGGAGATTGAAAAGCAACGGGGAATTTCAGTAACATCTTCCGTAATGCAATTTGAATATGATGGAAAAAGAGTTAATATACTTGATACACCTGGACACCAAGATTTCAGTGAAGATACGTATCGTACATTAATGGCGGTAGATAGTGCAGTAATGATTATTGATGCCGCAAAAGGGATAGAAGAGCAAACACTGAAATTGTTTAAAGTTTGCCGGATGAGGGGTATTCCAATTTTTACCTTTATTAACAAGTTGGATAGACAAGGGAAAACACCTTTAGAGCTATTAGCAGAATTGGAAGAAGTACTTGGAATTGAATCCTATCCAATGAACTGGCCAATCGGAATGGGAAAAGAATTTCTCGGAATTTATGACCGTTTTCATAATCGAATTGAACAGTTTCGTGTAGAAGAGGATCATCGATTTATACCACTTAATGAAGAGGGAGAAATTGATGGGGATTCACCTATTAAACAATCTGGTCTTTACGAACAAGCGTTGGAGGAAATCTTATTATTAAATGAAGCAGGCAATGAATTCTCGAATGAACGGATTGCTAATGGTACATTATCACCTGTATTTTTCGGAAGTGCTTTAACAAACTTTGGGGTCCAAACATTTCTTGAAACGTATCTTCAATTTGCACCGTCCCCTCAACCGAGAAATTCAGATGCCGGAGTCATTAATCCAGCCGATGAAAATTTCACGGGTTTTGTCTTTAAAATTCAAGCGAATATGAATCCTGCTCACCGTGATCGTATCGCATTCGTACGTATTTGCTCAGGGCAATTTGACCGTGGGATGAATGTCACCTTATCAAGAACGGGTAAATCGATGAAATTATCGCAATCAACACAATTTCTTGCAGATGATCGCAGCACGGTAAATACTGCTGTAAGTGGAGATATTATCGGGTTGTATGATACTGGAACTTACCAAATTGGGGATACAATCACATCTGGAAAGCAATTATTAAATTATGAAAAGCTTCCACAGTTTACACCGGAACTTTTTGTCAAAGTTTCTGCAAAAAATGTTATGAAACAAAAACATTTCCATAAAGGCGTTCATCAGCTCGTTCAAGAAGGCGCAATCCAGTTATACAAAACATATCGCATGGAAGATTATATTCTTGGTGCTGTAGGACAATTGCAATTTGAAGTATTTGTTCATCGCATGAAAAATGAATATAATTCTGATGTTATTATGGAACCAATTGGATCGAAAATCCCGCGCTGGATTGATGAGAATCAAGTTAAAGAATCACTTTCTAGCTCACGAAGCCTTTTAGTAAAAGATCGTTTCGATAAACCATTATTCTTATTTGAAAATGATTTTGCACTTAGATGGTTCCAAGATAAAAACCCTGATATTAAACTAACAAATCCAATGGAATAA
- a CDS encoding YueH family protein, whose product MKIRKTILNDKEMNLFIYENKKDEYFVVAIPVIEWSTTYTYDDFGDMLLGKLINSLSLKLADEDAIALAHRINQWTREM is encoded by the coding sequence ATGAAAATTCGTAAAACGATACTCAATGATAAAGAAATGAACCTATTCATATATGAGAATAAAAAAGATGAATATTTTGTTGTTGCTATTCCCGTTATAGAATGGTCTACAACTTATACATATGATGACTTTGGCGATATGTTATTAGGGAAGTTAATTAATTCACTTAGTTTAAAATTGGCAGATGAAGATGCAATAGCTTTAGCCCATCGAATCAATCAATGGACAAGAGAAATGTAG
- a CDS encoding type I restriction-modification system subunit M N-terminal domain-containing protein gives MSIPFEQLLSKCKEITQGKHLFFVEDLLVLKIINDLFEKERRAIREDFLLRGICSKEVDGLIEEPAYFNGVYIPKTARWHNLIGLQQVDRFDIYHALNEIIEKNDVDLSLFNAKRVIIPTEQLSHLVELVDFYNFSSENIKEIYRIIHNWSQENEITSNTLMLLQS, from the coding sequence ATGTCTATTCCATTTGAACAGCTTCTTTCCAAATGCAAAGAAATAACACAAGGAAAACATTTATTTTTCGTTGAAGATTTACTTGTATTAAAAATAATTAATGATCTGTTTGAAAAAGAAAGACGGGCGATAAGAGAAGATTTTTTGTTAAGAGGCATTTGCAGTAAAGAAGTGGATGGTCTAATTGAAGAACCGGCTTATTTTAATGGCGTTTATATACCGAAAACGGCTCGATGGCACAATTTAATCGGATTACAACAAGTGGATCGTTTCGATATTTACCATGCCCTTAACGAAATAATAGAAAAAAATGATGTAGATCTTTCTTTGTTCAATGCAAAACGAGTAATTATCCCAACTGAACAACTTTCCCATTTAGTGGAATTAGTGGATTTTTATAATTTTTCGTCTGAAAATATAAAAGAAATTTACAGGATCATTCATAATTGGAGTCAGGAAAACGAAATAACATCGAATACGTTGATGTTATTACAGTCATGA